The Populus trichocarpa isolate Nisqually-1 chromosome 2, P.trichocarpa_v4.1, whole genome shotgun sequence genome has a window encoding:
- the LOC7463204 gene encoding 2,3-bisphosphoglycerate-dependent phosphoglycerate mutase 1 translates to MATSVFHRPLGTAQPHQHFQNSGFRHEFGHASVKLTFKGFKVETGLSRRGGYSSCKRKFGVIQASASHTSVVQPVSYPPNNSTDELRKKSSEAALILIRHGESLWNEKNLFTGCVDVPLTKKGVEEAIEAGKRISNIPVDMIYTSALIRAQMTAMLAMTQHRRKKVPIILHNESEQAREWSQIFSEDTKKQSIPVVTAWQLNERMYGELQGLNKQETADRFGKEKVHEWRRSYDIPPPNGESLEMCAERAVAYFKDHIEPQLLSGKNVMIAAHGNSLRSIIMYLDKLTSQEVINLELSTGIPMLYIFKGGKFIRRGSPAGPTEAGVYAYTRSLALYRQKLDDMLH, encoded by the exons ATGGCCACTTCTGTGTTTCACCGACCCCTAGGGACTGCTCAGCCCCATCAACACTTCCAGAACTCTGGTTTTCGTCATGAGTTTGGCCATGCTTCGGTGAAACTGACATTTAAAGGTTTTAAGGTTGAGACTGGATTGTCAAGAAGAGGAGGTTATAGTTCTTGTAAGAGAAAATTTGGTGTTATTCAAGCCTCAGCTTCTCATACATCAGTGGTTCAACCAGTTTCATATCCCCCAAATAACAGCACCGATGAGTTGCGAAAGAAATCAA GTGAAGCAGCTTTGATCCTGATTAGGCATGGTGAGTCACTATGGAATGAAAAGAACCTGTTCACAGGCTGTGTTGATGTGCCATTGACAAAGAAGGGTGTGGAGGAGGCAATTGAAGCTGGTAAGAGAATCAGCAACATACCTGTCGACATGATATACACATCAGCCTTGATCCGTGCACAAATGACTGCTATGCTTGCCATGACCCAGCACCGTCGCAAAAAG GTTCCTATCATTTTACATAATGAGAGTGAACAGGCAAGGGAATGGAGCCAAATTTTTAGTGAAGATACAAAAAAGCAATCCATCCCCGTTGTAACAGCTTGGCAATTAAATGAAAGAAT GTACGGGGAATTGCAGGGTCTCAATAAGCAGGAAACAGCAGACAGGTTTGGGAAGGAAAAGGTTCATGAGTGGCGGAGGAGTTATGACATACCTCCACCCAATGGCGAGAGTTTGGAAATGTGTGCTGAAAGAGCAGTTGCttatttcaaagatcat ATTGAACCTCAACTTCTATCTGGGAAGAATGTGATGATTGCTGCCCATGGGAATTCACTCAGGTCCATAATCATGTACCTTGACAAATTAACTTCACAGGAG GTTATCAACTTAGAATTATCAACTGGAATACCAATGCTTTACATTTTCAAAGGGGGAAAATTCATTAGGAGAGGAAGTCCTGCAGGACCAACCGAGGCTGGCGTGTATGCATATACTAGG AGTTTAGCTCTATATAGGCAGAAGTTAGATGATATGCTGCATTAG
- the LOC7495142 gene encoding uncharacterized protein LOC7495142 yields the protein MSEGVKRSSSNGFEKPLTTEHQQEKVNEVKRLVGPLPEKLSIYCSDASIERHLRARNWNVKKALKMLKETLKWRVAYKPEEIRWEEIAHEAHTGKIYRSSYVDKHGRTVLVMRPSCQNSKSIKGQIKYLVYCMENAILNLPPDQEQMVWLIDFSGFNLSHISLKVTRETAHVLQDHYPERLGLAILYNPPKFFEPFWMVAKAFLEPKTYNKVKFVYSDEINTMKIVEDLFDMDYLEAAFGGKDSVGFDITKYAERMKEDDKRMPSFWTRASSPSAAPQPDLASATLDSLNLDSNSDASDDDKTEGSMPHGIDSDTVFTDENTLVIDGGKKESESESEDPHRTDVKPDDKAHA from the exons ATGAGTGAGGGTGTAAAGAGATCCTCTTCAAATGGCTTTGAGAAGCCTTTGACAACTGAACACCAGCAGGAAAAG GTTAATGAGGTAAAAAGGTTGGTGGGGCCGCTGCCAGAGAAGCTGTCTATTTATTGCTCCGATGCTTCAATTGAAAGGCATCTAAGGGCACGGAATTGGAATGTCAAGAAGGCACTGAAAATGCTGAAAGAAACCTTAAAATGGAGAGTAGCATACAAACCAGAAGAGATTCGCTGG GAAGAGATTGCGCATGAAGCACATACAGGGAAAATCTACAGATCAAGTTATGTTGACAAGCATGGAAGAACAGTTCTTGTCATGAGACCTAGTTGCCAG AACTCCAAGTCAATAAAAGGACAAATTAAGTATTTGGTGTATTGCATGGAGAATGCCATTTTAAATTTGCCACCAGACCAGGAGCAGATGGTCTGGCTGATTGATTTCAGTGGTTTCAATTTATCTCATATCTCATTGAAGGTGACACGCGAAACAGCCCATGTTTTACAAGACCATTATCCGGAACGCCTGGGCCTGGCAATTCTGTATAATCCTCCAAAGTTCTTTGAACCATTCTGGATG GTGGCAAAAGCCTTTTTAGAGCCTAAAACTTACAATAAAGTCAAGTTTGTTTACTCTGATGAAATCAACACTATGAAAATAGTGGAAGATCTATTTGATATGGACTATCTCGAAGCTGCATTTGGTGGAAAAGATAGTGTAGGTTTTGATATAACTAAGTATGCGGAGAGGATGAAGGAGGATGACAAGAGGATGCCTTCTTTTTGGACAAGAGCGAGTTCTCCCTCAGCAGCACCACAACCGGACCTGGCATCTGCTACCTTGGACTCACTCAACTTGGACTCAAATTCTGATGCTTCTGACGATGATAAAACAGAAGGTTCCATGCCTCATGGAATAGATTCAGATACTGTTTTCACTGATGAAAATACTTTAGTGATTGATGGTGGTAAGAAAGAATCAGAGTCAGAGTCGGAAGATCCGCATCGTACTGACGTGAAACCTGATGACAAAGCACATGCTTGA